The Grimontia kaedaensis genome has a window encoding:
- a CDS encoding TRAP transporter large permease — translation MEDGTLITLISLGVTLLFIIGVPIFLVIGFWVVGCSLVIDFTLANIGVTLFEGLNFFGLLALPLFIMTGDLINAAGIAKRMSDFAYSILGWVRGGLGMATIGACGMFAAISGSNAGTTATIGSIMQPEMAKNNYDERFAAATAAAGGTVGIIIPPSIIFIVYGFLLDLSISDLFVGGMLPGLLMVIAMQLACYIVCKKNGWGNLIKFEPKRIFQTGLKAYLGLIAIGIVIYGIYSGAFSPTEAAGVTVGFCLIAGVLITRQIKLRELPNILLRSGQITGMLAPLIAISVVMQQLLSLLGAGEVVRGWMSAIGDPTFVLIACMMLVLLAGTVLESLPNTIILAPILAPIAYSVGVDPIHFAVIFLVGDAIGFITPPYGLNLYVASGITGIPYFTIVKYVMPYLFALMVAWMIIAFWPPLSTYLVQFSAVG, via the coding sequence ATGGAAGACGGCACTCTCATTACGCTGATTTCTCTCGGTGTCACACTGCTATTTATCATCGGCGTTCCGATTTTTCTTGTGATTGGCTTTTGGGTTGTAGGATGTAGCCTCGTTATCGATTTTACCCTTGCCAATATTGGTGTGACCTTATTTGAAGGTTTGAACTTCTTTGGCTTACTGGCGTTGCCACTTTTCATCATGACAGGAGACTTAATCAATGCTGCCGGTATCGCCAAGCGCATGTCAGATTTTGCCTATTCCATTTTAGGATGGGTGAGAGGGGGGCTGGGAATGGCCACCATTGGTGCGTGTGGAATGTTCGCGGCTATTTCCGGTTCCAATGCCGGGACGACAGCGACCATCGGTTCCATCATGCAGCCAGAAATGGCGAAGAATAATTATGATGAACGTTTTGCTGCTGCCACCGCTGCGGCGGGCGGCACAGTGGGCATCATTATTCCGCCAAGTATCATCTTCATTGTTTATGGCTTCCTGCTCGATCTTTCGATCAGCGATTTGTTCGTTGGTGGAATGTTACCTGGCTTATTGATGGTTATTGCAATGCAGTTGGCGTGCTACATCGTCTGTAAGAAGAATGGATGGGGTAACCTAATCAAGTTTGAGCCCAAGCGTATCTTTCAAACCGGTTTAAAAGCCTACCTCGGCTTAATTGCCATCGGAATAGTGATATACGGCATCTATTCCGGAGCCTTTTCTCCGACTGAAGCAGCCGGTGTCACGGTGGGTTTCTGTTTGATAGCGGGTGTGCTGATCACGCGACAAATCAAACTGCGCGAGTTGCCGAACATCTTACTGCGTTCAGGGCAAATCACGGGCATGCTGGCACCACTGATCGCGATATCCGTTGTGATGCAACAGTTGCTTTCCCTATTGGGTGCTGGTGAAGTGGTGCGTGGATGGATGTCTGCCATTGGTGACCCAACGTTTGTTTTGATTGCCTGCATGATGTTGGTGTTGTTGGCCGGAACGGTGTTAGAAAGCCTGCCCAATACCATCATTCTTGCCCCTATTCTGGCGCCAATTGCTTACAGCGTGGGGGTGGATCCGATTCATTTCGCCGTGATCTTCTTGGTTGGTGATGCCATTGGGTTTATCACGCCACCTTATGGGTTGAACTTGTATGTTGCCAGCGGGATCACGGGAATACCGTATTTCACCATTGTGAAATACGTAATGCCTTACCTGTTTGCACTGATGGTGGCATGGATGATCATCGCTTTCTGGCCGCCGCTTTCGACCTATCTTGTGCAGTTTTCAGCTGTGGGTTAG
- a CDS encoding TRAP transporter small permease, producing MKPLQTLLKWLDENTEKVIILITYSSMAGIIFVEVVRRFLFNQQVPWSTTVPVLLFLWVTWFGASYNIKKRTHLALTEIRSRLSYKHQFYCLVLDAVLWIAFAIIVIYHATNQTYIAYDNFAIVGGTDDVMEWWFYLATPLAWGLIVIRVLQNLAQDIKQYQRKEPFVLQASLLD from the coding sequence ATGAAACCGCTACAAACCTTGCTCAAATGGTTAGATGAAAACACGGAAAAGGTCATCATCTTGATCACCTACTCAAGTATGGCTGGGATAATTTTTGTAGAGGTTGTTCGACGGTTTCTGTTCAACCAACAAGTGCCCTGGAGCACGACAGTACCTGTACTGCTTTTCTTGTGGGTGACGTGGTTTGGTGCTTCATACAACATCAAAAAACGTACGCATCTAGCGTTAACCGAAATTCGTTCGCGACTCTCCTACAAACACCAATTTTACTGCTTGGTTCTGGATGCAGTGCTCTGGATTGCTTTCGCCATCATTGTGATTTACCACGCAACGAATCAAACCTACATCGCTTACGACAATTTCGCCATTGTAGGTGGAACGGATGACGTCATGGAATGGTGGTTTTACCTAGCAACGCCGCTTGCTTGGGGACTTATCGTCATTCGTGTGCTGCAGAATCTCGCTCAGGACATTAAGCAATATCAGCGTAAAGAGCCCTTCGTGCTCCAAGCGTCACTACTGGATTAG
- a CDS encoding IclR family transcriptional regulator codes for MENRLFVGSVKKAFEIIEAFDVTTQSMSLTELVQVTGMGKSAVQRYVYTLEELGYLTKNPTSKRYELSLKMLLPASSYLSQNNLVSAINPHIVNLRQNLDARVGVSVYHQEKVVYLIPLQSITEAYPNDYPGFTVPIYCTSSGRIFLSTFDDNKVDSILEKEIKRPFTPLTMTNEEDIKNEVQKFKQNGYCITNQEISHGKINISVPILNYDKEIIACIVAIFKTSEWDENRLIKEVFPKIQEVASFIRVPSR; via the coding sequence ATGGAGAATCGCTTATTTGTTGGCTCAGTTAAGAAAGCCTTTGAAATCATTGAAGCTTTTGATGTGACCACGCAAAGCATGAGTTTGACCGAACTTGTTCAGGTCACGGGGATGGGGAAAAGCGCAGTCCAACGATATGTTTATACCCTTGAGGAGCTGGGATACCTGACGAAAAATCCAACCTCAAAGCGATACGAGCTCTCCTTAAAAATGCTCCTTCCAGCAAGTAGTTACCTTAGTCAGAACAATCTGGTGAGCGCCATCAACCCACACATTGTCAATCTGCGTCAGAACCTGGATGCGCGCGTTGGCGTCAGTGTCTACCATCAAGAAAAAGTGGTTTATCTCATTCCGTTACAAAGCATCACCGAAGCCTATCCCAACGATTATCCGGGCTTTACTGTCCCCATTTACTGTACAAGTTCAGGCAGAATTTTCCTTTCCACTTTTGATGATAATAAGGTCGACTCTATCTTGGAGAAGGAAATCAAAAGACCATTCACGCCGCTGACGATGACAAATGAAGAAGACATTAAGAATGAAGTGCAGAAGTTTAAGCAAAATGGATATTGCATAACCAATCAAGAGATAAGCCATGGAAAGATAAATATTTCTGTACCCATTCTGAATTACGACAAGGAAATAATAGCCTGTATTGTCGCCATATTTAAAACGAGCGAATGGGATGAAAATCGCTTAATCAAAGAGGTTTTCCCTAAGATCCAGGAGGTAGCTTCATTTATCAGGGTTCCGTCAAGATAG
- a CDS encoding TRAP transporter substrate-binding protein, with the protein MTSTLIAAGTLGAGATVSSLARAAENTQKERYSAPPKFQLKFGASGFNEKNLDIQKSAQLFFARDLEERTNGAIRVEFIGSNQICGQTNCVKKTQQGIIDMYSASTQNSAGGAPYLNVLDYAYMFPSRASQFHFFYSKKSEPLFREPLRQRHKMQFLFTHCELRGIQLGLKWKDKPLVTSIDQLAGTKNRVTGTQLGRIAMQLMNLNPVPIAWEETLDGLKQGLIDGAETWMGAVAYAGMAPVVSQCVDLKFFSGTEHTAMSLPVFDKLGSDLQDDVMESAYVAQIFTQGMNEAALTDVIGATNPPRAGTIFAENNTRVATLSDAELRKAEEMCSPEFNPEPWEQWRDRLNKWSGGHDTYQEIYDIAREIPRDTSAVNVPPQRWWMS; encoded by the coding sequence ATGACCTCCACCCTTATCGCAGCAGGTACTTTGGGAGCAGGTGCCACGGTATCTTCACTGGCACGAGCAGCCGAAAATACCCAAAAGGAACGCTATTCTGCGCCACCTAAATTTCAACTTAAATTTGGTGCATCCGGGTTTAATGAGAAGAACCTCGATATTCAAAAGTCGGCGCAGCTTTTCTTTGCAAGAGATCTGGAGGAGCGGACAAACGGCGCAATTCGCGTTGAGTTCATTGGCAGTAATCAGATATGCGGGCAAACCAATTGTGTGAAGAAAACACAGCAGGGCATCATCGATATGTATTCTGCTTCAACCCAGAACTCAGCGGGTGGTGCGCCGTATCTCAATGTGTTGGATTACGCCTACATGTTCCCTTCCCGCGCATCTCAGTTTCATTTTTTCTACAGCAAGAAAAGCGAGCCCCTGTTTAGAGAGCCGTTGCGTCAGCGTCATAAAATGCAATTCCTGTTTACCCATTGCGAGCTGCGAGGTATCCAGCTTGGCTTGAAATGGAAAGACAAGCCTCTCGTCACGTCGATCGACCAGTTAGCGGGCACGAAAAACCGTGTAACGGGAACGCAATTGGGGCGTATCGCCATGCAGTTGATGAACCTCAACCCAGTACCGATTGCTTGGGAAGAAACCCTGGATGGTCTGAAACAAGGGCTTATCGATGGGGCAGAAACTTGGATGGGAGCGGTGGCTTATGCGGGTATGGCACCGGTGGTGTCGCAGTGTGTTGACCTGAAATTCTTCTCAGGGACTGAGCACACGGCCATGAGTCTACCGGTGTTTGATAAGTTGGGATCCGATCTTCAGGATGATGTGATGGAGTCTGCGTATGTCGCTCAGATTTTCACACAAGGCATGAATGAGGCGGCACTGACTGACGTCATAGGTGCAACGAACCCGCCACGGGCGGGCACCATCTTCGCTGAAAACAATACCCGAGTTGCCACTTTGTCTGATGCTGAACTTCGTAAAGCAGAAGAAATGTGTTCGCCAGAGTTCAACCCAGAACCCTGGGAACAGTGGCGTGACCGTTTGAATAAGTGGTCCGGCGGACACGATACCTACCAAGAAATCTACGATATTGCGCGAGAAATTCCGCGCGACACTTCCGCTGTTAATGTGCCGCCACAACGCTGGTGGATGAGCTAA
- a CDS encoding tripartite tricarboxylate transporter substrate binding protein yields MKYLFATLFAVLSIVASFTQAAEWPKKTIKLTVGYGAGGTTDTVSRVLSTELEKSLGKKVTVINKPGGGGSVAAALSKAQRPDGYSIFTLTTGAAVLSPHMQNLPYDPLNDFSFISQIAQWNLGIVAPKDAPYSSIQELVEYVKQHPGEVSYAIAGAGTPQHLAMERLAQQESLKWKAIPFKGGAASVTALLGGHVDLMAGATEWLPQVRSGEFKLLSIITDKRMAEFPNVPTLIDAGYDISAPSILGIAGPKGIPDEVVEKLASAIQVATESGDFKEIIEKLAMQVNYLDAKKFEKNVTETFHKQGEIIQLSGLGK; encoded by the coding sequence ATGAAGTATCTATTCGCTACGCTTTTTGCTGTGCTTTCTATTGTCGCTAGCTTTACTCAAGCTGCTGAATGGCCGAAGAAAACAATCAAATTAACCGTTGGTTATGGAGCCGGTGGAACAACGGATACGGTGTCGCGCGTGTTATCCACTGAACTTGAGAAAAGTCTTGGTAAGAAAGTTACCGTCATCAATAAGCCGGGAGGTGGCGGATCTGTCGCGGCTGCGTTGTCGAAAGCGCAACGCCCTGACGGATATTCAATTTTCACACTGACGACAGGCGCGGCAGTACTATCTCCCCATATGCAAAACCTACCTTACGATCCTTTAAACGACTTTTCTTTCATCTCTCAAATTGCCCAATGGAACCTTGGAATAGTGGCCCCCAAGGATGCGCCGTACTCATCTATTCAAGAGCTTGTTGAATATGTGAAGCAACATCCGGGCGAAGTGAGTTACGCAATTGCTGGTGCCGGTACTCCACAACACCTTGCTATGGAGCGTCTCGCGCAACAAGAGTCGCTGAAATGGAAGGCGATCCCGTTTAAAGGCGGTGCTGCAAGTGTTACGGCACTCTTGGGTGGGCATGTTGATTTAATGGCTGGAGCGACGGAGTGGTTGCCTCAAGTCCGTTCTGGTGAATTTAAACTCCTTTCAATCATCACAGACAAGCGAATGGCTGAGTTCCCAAATGTGCCAACCTTGATTGATGCAGGTTACGACATCTCCGCGCCTTCTATTTTGGGTATTGCAGGTCCAAAAGGGATTCCCGATGAAGTGGTAGAGAAGCTTGCCAGCGCAATACAAGTTGCGACAGAAAGTGGGGATTTCAAGGAGATTATCGAAAAACTGGCTATGCAGGTGAACTAT